A window of the Drosophila simulans strain w501 chromosome 2L, Prin_Dsim_3.1, whole genome shotgun sequence genome harbors these coding sequences:
- the LOC6730695 gene encoding Golgi-associated plant pathogenesis-related protein 1, which produces MSVQQFEQEVLQAHNSYRAKHGAQPLTLSPKLNQLATEWANYLLSRNRMEHRQNSGYGENIYMASGGNLKGADAVRSWYEEIRHYNWNHPSFQGNTGHFTQVVWKSSTELGVGFAKSGSTIYVVCNYNPPGNYNNLFRENVAPPMQ; this is translated from the exons ATGAGCGTTCAACAA TTTGAGCAAGAAGTTCTTCAAGCCCACAATTCATATCGGGCCAAGCATGGGGCTCAACCCTTGACTTTGAGTCCCAAACTGAATCAATTGGCCACGGAGTGGGCCAAT TATTTGCTGTCCAGAAATCGCATGGAACATCGCCAGAACAGTGGATATGGTGAGAACATTTACATGGCCTCCGGGGGAAATCTGAAAGGTGCCGATGCCGTCAGATCCTGGTACGAAGAGATTCGACACTACAATTGGAATCATCCGTCGTTTCAAGGTAACACCGGCCATTTTACTCAGGTGGTCTGGAAGAGCTCCACCGAGCTGGGCGTGGGTTTTGCGAAGAG TGGCAGTACCATCTATGTTGTGTGCAACTACAATCCCCCCggcaactacaacaacttgTTCAGGGAGAATGTCGCACCCCCAATGCAATAG